From one Streptococcus oralis genomic stretch:
- a CDS encoding glycosyltransferase family 2 protein, with product MISQILMIFTLLTIWISLAWGLVILFSAVHFWFKHSDFRVDTSPLPYYPKVTIVVPAHNEDVVIAQTTKAILDMNYPHDRVELLLFADNCSDNTYAECLSVQAMPEYAGRNLTIIDRTGTGGKAGVLNDALEMATGEYICVYDADAMPEKNALYFLVKEVMKDPERHVASFGRNKTRNANQNFLTRCINQEIVVTQRVHHVGMWHLFKIGRIPGTNFLIQTDFVKSIGGWKNGALTEDTDISFKIMQSGKLIALAYNSEAFQQEPETLKSYYMQRKRWAKGNYEVVLSNFKHLFSRGNWRVKLEVFNYSCVFFWFNFAIVLSDLIFLANVLAICLNLFIPDVRVPFAFDADNIYIAQLMLFNWILMIGLYLMQIMTALASQFGQATTKQIWLALASYFSYSQIFIIVSVDSISSIILDKVLRRKETKWVKTKRFAG from the coding sequence ATGATTAGTCAAATACTGATGATTTTTACCTTGCTTACAATTTGGATTTCTCTAGCATGGGGCTTGGTAATTCTCTTTTCAGCTGTTCACTTTTGGTTTAAACACAGCGATTTTCGTGTAGACACTTCGCCCTTGCCTTATTATCCGAAGGTTACCATTGTTGTACCTGCTCATAATGAGGATGTGGTTATTGCACAGACGACAAAAGCTATCTTGGACATGAATTATCCTCACGACCGTGTGGAGTTGCTCTTGTTTGCGGATAACTGTTCGGACAATACCTATGCAGAGTGTTTGTCTGTACAAGCTATGCCTGAATATGCAGGAAGAAATCTTACTATTATCGACCGTACTGGTACGGGAGGAAAAGCGGGCGTTCTAAACGATGCTTTGGAGATGGCAACGGGTGAATATATCTGTGTTTATGATGCGGATGCCATGCCTGAAAAGAACGCTCTTTATTTCCTTGTAAAAGAAGTGATGAAGGATCCAGAACGTCACGTGGCATCTTTCGGTCGCAACAAGACTCGAAATGCCAATCAAAATTTCTTGACTCGTTGTATCAACCAAGAAATCGTTGTTACTCAGCGCGTGCACCACGTTGGGATGTGGCATCTCTTTAAAATTGGGCGTATCCCAGGAACCAACTTTCTCATTCAAACCGACTTTGTAAAGAGTATTGGTGGTTGGAAAAATGGTGCCTTAACCGAGGATACCGATATTTCCTTCAAAATCATGCAGAGCGGTAAATTGATTGCCCTTGCCTATAATTCAGAGGCTTTCCAACAAGAACCTGAGACCTTAAAGAGTTACTATATGCAGCGTAAACGTTGGGCGAAAGGAAATTATGAAGTTGTTCTCTCAAACTTTAAGCATTTATTTAGCAGAGGAAACTGGCGTGTCAAACTAGAAGTCTTTAACTATTCGTGTGTTTTCTTTTGGTTTAACTTTGCCATTGTCCTATCGGATTTGATTTTCCTAGCGAATGTGCTAGCTATCTGCCTTAATCTTTTCATACCAGATGTCAGAGTTCCATTCGCTTTTGATGCGGACAATATCTACATCGCCCAGCTCATGCTCTTCAACTGGATACTTATGATTGGTCTGTATTTGATGCAAATTATGACGGCATTAGCAAGTCAATTTGGACAAGCGACGACTAAACAAATCTGGTTGGCCTTGGCATCTTATTTTAGTTATTCTCAGATCTTTATCATCGTATCGGTTGATTCTATTTCATCTATTATACTGGATAAGGTACTTCGACGGAAAGAAACCAAGTGGGTTAAAACCAAACGGTTTGCAGGATAG
- a CDS encoding glycosyl hydrolase family 8, producing MKTNKLKYVWFVLILSIFCLTLFLARGRTKIEMRNRIYSQWSQQFLVTKGDQSYVRTTNDSEETIVLSEAQSYGMLITVLAAQKGQASQADFDNLYRYYQNHRIEGTQLMSWKQVIKNGSETVKKQNATDGDLYIAYSLIEASKQWPDKAQEYQEQAKKILEDILRYNYNKETGVLTVGNWANKNSDYYYLMRTSDTLPHYFQSFYDLTGNKQWLDVKDKMLGQLEQISSHSDTGLLPDFIWAEKSGARLVDANTIESQYDGAYSYNACRLPYHLSQSQDERSQKLVQKMMDFFMKEQRIYAGYDLNGTALNQYQAGSFLAPITYASDKGEGYLKLLQQNKYIFTQDLPLDNYYDATMITMIALEMF from the coding sequence ATGAAAACAAATAAATTAAAATATGTCTGGTTTGTGCTCATCCTATCTATCTTTTGTTTAACTTTGTTTTTGGCAAGAGGAAGGACTAAAATCGAGATGCGTAATCGAATTTACAGTCAATGGAGTCAACAGTTCCTTGTTACAAAAGGCGATCAGTCTTATGTTCGTACGACGAATGATTCTGAGGAAACAATAGTTCTATCAGAAGCCCAAAGTTACGGTATGCTCATAACGGTTTTAGCAGCCCAAAAAGGACAAGCAAGTCAAGCAGATTTTGATAACCTCTATCGCTATTATCAAAATCATCGCATAGAGGGAACGCAGTTAATGTCTTGGAAACAAGTGATCAAAAATGGTAGTGAAACGGTCAAAAAGCAAAATGCAACTGATGGAGATCTCTACATCGCTTATTCTTTGATTGAAGCTTCTAAGCAGTGGCCAGATAAAGCTCAGGAATACCAAGAACAAGCTAAAAAAATCTTAGAAGATATACTTCGATATAATTACAATAAAGAGACGGGTGTTTTAACAGTAGGGAACTGGGCAAATAAGAATTCCGATTATTATTACTTGATGCGGACATCTGATACTCTTCCTCACTATTTCCAGTCTTTCTATGACCTGACTGGAAACAAACAGTGGTTAGATGTTAAGGATAAGATGCTTGGGCAATTGGAGCAAATCAGTTCCCATTCTGATACAGGTCTCTTGCCAGACTTTATCTGGGCGGAGAAGTCCGGGGCACGTCTTGTTGATGCCAACACAATCGAATCTCAGTATGATGGGGCGTACTCTTATAACGCTTGTCGTTTGCCTTATCACCTGTCACAGAGTCAGGATGAAAGAAGCCAAAAACTCGTTCAAAAGATGATGGATTTCTTTATGAAAGAGCAACGCATTTATGCTGGTTATGACTTGAACGGAACGGCCCTCAATCAATACCAGGCAGGTAGTTTCTTGGCACCGATTACCTATGCGTCTGACAAGGGAGAAGGCTATCTGAAACTTCTTCAGCAAAATAAATACATTTTCACACAAGATTTACCTTTGGACAACTACTATGATGCAACGATGATTACCATGATTGCTCTAGAGATGTTCTAG
- a CDS encoding bifunctional Cof-type HAD-IIB family hydrolase/peptidylprolyl isomerase: MDAKLKYKAKKIKIVFFDIDDTLRTSKTGFIPATITTVFKQLREKGILTGIASGRGIFGVVPEIRELKPDFFVTLNGAYIEDKKGQVIYQHQIDKSDVEEYVSWTKEEGIEYGLVGSHDAKLSTRTELISEAIDPIYPNLDVDPNFHEKADIYQMWTFENKGADLHLPDSLSGKLRMVRWHEHSSDVVPISGSKATGVAKVVEYLGLKPENVMVFGDGLNDLELFDYAGISIAMGVSHEKIKEKADYITKTVEEDGIFDALEGFGMVEKELHFPQVEIETVEGPLATIKTNHGDLRIKLFPKHAPKTVANFVALSKDGYYDGVIFHRIIKDFMIQGGDPTGTGMGGESIYGDSFEDEFSEELYNIRGALSMANAGPNTNGSQFFIVQNQHLPYSKKEIARGGWPEPIAEIYAEQGGTPHLDRRHTVFGQLVDAESFAVLDAIAAVETGVMDKPVEDVVIGTIEIED; encoded by the coding sequence ATGGATGCGAAATTAAAATACAAGGCAAAGAAGATTAAAATCGTCTTTTTTGATATCGATGATACCTTGCGTACGTCAAAGACAGGTTTTATTCCAGCTACAATTACCACTGTCTTTAAACAGTTGCGTGAAAAAGGAATTTTAACAGGAATTGCCTCTGGTCGTGGAATTTTCGGTGTCGTTCCAGAGATTCGTGAGCTCAAGCCAGACTTTTTTGTAACCCTAAATGGGGCCTATATTGAAGATAAAAAAGGCCAGGTGATTTATCAACATCAGATTGACAAGTCAGATGTTGAGGAGTATGTCTCTTGGACGAAGGAAGAGGGAATTGAGTACGGCCTGGTTGGTAGTCATGACGCCAAACTCTCCACGCGAACAGAACTGATCAGTGAAGCTATTGATCCGATTTATCCAAACTTGGATGTGGATCCTAACTTCCATGAAAAAGCAGATATATACCAGATGTGGACCTTTGAGAATAAAGGGGCTGATTTGCACCTACCAGATAGTCTCTCAGGTAAGCTTCGAATGGTACGTTGGCATGAACATTCATCAGATGTCGTGCCTATTTCAGGTTCAAAAGCCACTGGTGTTGCTAAGGTTGTAGAATATCTAGGCTTGAAACCAGAAAATGTTATGGTCTTTGGGGATGGGCTCAATGACTTGGAACTCTTTGATTATGCTGGAATCAGTATTGCTATGGGAGTTTCCCATGAAAAAATCAAAGAAAAAGCAGATTATATTACAAAAACAGTAGAAGAAGATGGCATTTTTGATGCCTTAGAAGGATTTGGTATGGTAGAAAAAGAATTGCATTTCCCACAAGTAGAAATTGAAACAGTAGAAGGTCCTCTTGCGACCATTAAGACAAATCACGGAGACTTGCGTATCAAGCTCTTCCCTAAACATGCTCCCAAAACAGTAGCCAACTTTGTTGCTCTGTCAAAAGACGGTTACTATGATGGTGTGATTTTCCATCGCATTATCAAGGACTTTATGATCCAAGGTGGAGATCCAACTGGTACTGGTATGGGGGGAGAATCAATCTACGGTGACTCTTTTGAAGATGAATTTTCTGAAGAACTTTATAATATCCGTGGTGCCCTTTCTATGGCCAATGCGGGTCCAAATACCAATGGTAGCCAGTTCTTTATCGTGCAAAACCAACATTTGCCATACTCTAAGAAAGAGATTGCGCGTGGTGGCTGGCCTGAACCAATCGCTGAGATTTATGCAGAACAAGGTGGAACTCCTCACCTTGACCGCCGCCATACTGTTTTCGGGCAGTTGGTAGACGCAGAATCGTTTGCGGTCTTGGATGCCATTGCAGCTGTTGAGACTGGTGTAATGGACAAACCAGTTGAAGATGTAGTAATTGGAACGATTGAAATTGAGGACTAG
- a CDS encoding S1 RNA-binding domain-containing protein: MKIGDKLTGRITGVQPYGAFVELETGVTGLIHISEIRTGFIENIYDILKIGDEVQVQVVDFDEYTGKASLSIRTLEEEKHQLPRRRRFSNDRIKHGFAPLARMMPVWTREALEHLKKKP, from the coding sequence ATGAAAATTGGTGATAAGCTAACTGGGCGTATTACAGGAGTTCAGCCCTATGGTGCCTTTGTCGAGTTAGAGACAGGGGTGACAGGGCTGATTCACATCTCGGAGATTCGGACGGGATTTATTGAAAATATCTATGACATTTTAAAAATTGGCGATGAAGTTCAAGTTCAGGTGGTGGATTTTGACGAATATACTGGAAAGGCCAGTCTTTCCATACGTACCTTGGAAGAGGAAAAGCATCAATTACCAAGACGGAGACGTTTTTCAAATGATCGGATCAAGCACGGATTTGCTCCTCTTGCCCGAATGATGCCTGTTTGGACGCGTGAGGCATTAGAGCATTTAAAGAAGAAGCCATAA